Part of the Bdellovibrionales bacterium genome is shown below.
TAGACTGTCGCATTTTCCTGTTCATTTCGTATTGTGGAAGTTCATTTAACGCGGCAGTTGCTAGATCATTGCTCTCCAGGAAGGCCCTCGATGGAGTCAGTTGGTCAGGAACATAAGCACCGAGATTGGAGAAGTCTTTCCGAAGGACCTGGTCACAAGGAGAACCTTGGGAAATGACCGAAGTTGCAAAAATCAAGAAGCAAGACAAACAGAGATTTAAAAAATATTTCATGGAGCTATGTTCCCAGCAAAACACATGCCATTAGACTCGGTTCTTGTGTGAAGGATTGATTGATGTAAGTAGGAGTTCATCAAGAAAAATAGGGAAAAAATGACAGGGGTGTCAGCGAGCGGTTTAAGATCTAGGGAAATACCCATCCTTTGCGCCTGAATTCTAGGGCGAATTGTGCGGTGATGAACCAAGAAGTGAGTTCGCAGCTGCCGTCTCAATGAGTTGTGAAGATTCTGAATGTCCAAGATAACGATCAATAGTATTGTGCAATAGATAAATAAAAGGCGTCAAACCGATGGCAATGAGAAGTTTGTAAGAATAGTTAGTCGCGACGATGCGAAAAAAATCATTGGTTTCTATTTTTCCCGGAAGCCAAAAAGCGATCCCAATAATAACAAAACTGTCGACAAACTGAGAGATCACAGTAGATCCAGTTGCTCGCAGCCAGAGCATTTTGCCATCTGTTTTTTGGCGAAAAAACCAAAACACGCTGACATCTATCAGTTGTGAAATGGCAAAAGCCACCAGGCTTCCAACAATGATCCAAAGGGACTGTCCAAATACTTTCTGAAAGGCCTCATCCTGAACTGGT
Proteins encoded:
- a CDS encoding queuosine precursor transporter — translated: MKIESRRDIVFLVLTGFFITNAILAEVIGVKLILFPLDLPLIGQPAASIGVILWPIVFLSTDLINEYFGRDGVRRLTLMTILLISYAFVILFLAIQIPAASFSPVQDEAFQKVFGQSLWIIVGSLVAFAISQLIDVSVFWFFRQKTDGKMLWLRATGSTVISQFVDSFVIIGIAFWLPGKIETNDFFRIVATNYSYKLLIAIGLTPFIYLLHNTIDRYLGHSESSQLIETAAANSLLGSSPHNSP